The Nitratidesulfovibrio sp. SRB-5 genomic sequence CGAGCGTTAGAATTTCGGCTTGTCGTTTTCTGGCAGGGCGTTGCGTGAGTGATGGCAGTGAGAAAGCCTGCTTGCGCGGTGTGGAATATTCGGCATATGATGCGACATATGGCGAAAAATTAATCACATGCCGCGCCATGCTCCATGGCTGGCATGGGGCTGTCCGGTGACGCACGCCATCCGCCCATGGGGGTGCGTGTGCGGATTGTCATGCGGGGCAGGATGTTGCGCGACGGCGTGCGCATCCGGCGCATGGCCTGCCCGGTGGCCGCAACAGGTGCGGCAACGGCCCCGAAGCTGCATGGTGATGGACGCGCCCACGGCACGGCAGCGCACCCGGTACCGCTCCGGCATCCAGCCGTCCCCCAGTTTCGCCATTTCGCCGTCCCCCCATCCCGCCGTCCCGGCAATCCGGTAATCCGGCAACCCGGCCCCCGCCACCCGAAGGAGAACGCCCATGGACGCCCTTGAATCAGGCCGCTTCCTGCGCGAGGTCATCAACACCATCAACGACGGCTTTTTCCTGGTGGGGCCGGACGGGCGCATCCTGATGGCCAATCCGGCCCTGGAGCGGCTGACCGGCTACGAGGCGGGCGAACTGGTGGGCCAGACCTGCGCGGTGCTCAACTGCGACGCCTGCGTGCGCTCGCGCTCGCTGGGCGGCGGCCACTGGTGCCGCCTGTTCGACCGCAAGGACGAGCACCGCAAGCGCTGCACCCTGGTGCGGCGCGACGGCACCTCCATCACCGTGCTCAAGAACGCCAAGGTGCTGAAGGAGGATGGCCGGGTCATCGCGGCGGTGGAGACCATCACCGACATTTCCGCCGTGGTGGAAAAGGACCGCCGCATCGAGGAGCTTTCGCGCCTGCTGGGTTCGGACGAGGGGTTCGCGGGCATGGTGGGCACCTCGCCCGCCATGCAGCGGGTGTTCAAGATCATCGAGCGGGCGGCGGAAAGCGACGCCCCGGTGCTGGTGCTGGGGGCGTCGGGCACGGGCAAGGAACTGGCGGCGCGGGCCATCCACGAACTGGGCCGCCGCAAGAACGGGGCCTATGTGCAGCTGAACTGCGCGGCCCTGAACGAGGCGCTGCTGGAAAGCGAACTGTTCGGCCACGTGCGCGGGGCGTTCACCGGGGCCATCCGTGACCGGCAGGGCCGGTTCGAGGCGGCCCACGGCGGCGACATCTTTCTGGACGAGATCGGCGACATCCCCCTGCCCATCCAGGTAAAGCTGCTGCGCGTGCTGGAGACCAAGCGCATCGAGCGGGTGGGCGACAACGCCTCGCGCGAGGTGGACGTGCGCATCATTGCCGCCACCAACCGAGACCTGGGGCGGCTGGTGCGGGCGGGCAGGTTCCGCGAGGACCTGCTGTTCCGCATCAACGTCATCCCCATCCACCTGCCGCCGCTGGCCGACCGGCGAGAGGACATTCCCCTGCTGGCCGCCCATTTCCTGAAGGGCATCCGCGAGCGTGACGGACGCGACGTGACCGGCCTGACACCGGAGGCCCTGCGCCTGCTCACGGCGTACGGCTGGCCCGGCAACGTGCGCGAACTGCGCAGCGCGCTGGAATATGCCTGCGTCATCGCCGAAGGCGGGCGGCTGGGCGTGGAGCACCTGCCGCAGCATATCGCCGGGGCGGGCTGGCACCCGGAATGCGCCGGGTCGGGCGGGACGGGCGGCGTTGCGGGGAACGCCAGTCACGCCGATCACGCCAATCATCCGGGAGCAGGCGACAGGCATCCGGACCTGCACCCGGCGCAAGTGGGGCACGGACCGCACGGAAGCGGAGAGGGCACCGCCCGGCGGGGTGGTGATGCTGGGGGCATGCCCGCCGGGGCGTTTGTCTACGGGGGGCGTCCCGCCCGACACGAGCGCGAACGGGCCGAACTGGTGGAGGCGTTGCGCGCCGCCGGAGGCAATGTGTCCGAGGCTGCACGGCTGCTGGGGGTGCACCGGGGCACGGTGCGCAACCGCATGCTGCGCTTCGGGATAGATGTGCACAAGGCGGTGGCCGGGTAGCCCGCCGATCCTCATGCGGCGCTGCGGGAAAGGGGGGCGGGGCGCTTCGGCACCTTGCCCCCGGCTGTGTCCTTCTTATTGTAAAGCCGTTGCGCGCCAGCGGCCAGACGCCCCCGCGCCAGTGGACAGCCGCCCGTTGCCGGGAGTATAGAAGGCGGCATCCGCACGGACGCGCTCCGTGTCCGCCCGACACGCCCGACACGCAGGACACGCCGGACACGCCGGACACACCGGCCCCCCCGGCACGCCGGGCCCGCCACACCGACACATTCCCCACGCACCAGAGGTCTACTTCATGTTCGCCATTCGCCGCTTCCGTCCCGCCGCCGTGCTGGCCCTGTGCGCCCTGAGCGTGCTGCCCGTCCTGCTCGCCGCCTGCGGGGGGCGTCAGCAGCCCGCGCCGCAGGTTCGGGAACAGGCCCTGCCCGCCAGGCCCATTCTGGAATTCATGACCGGCAATCCGGCAGGGGCTTCCGCCGTGCTGGACGACCCGGAATTCGGCACCGGCATCCGGGTGGTGGTGGAGGGGCTGTTCACCTCGGCCACCGGAGAGGAATGCCGCCGCGCCACCCTGCTTTCGCAGCATGGCGAGGCAGAAGTGGTCATCGCCTGCCGTCCGGCGGGCAGCGGCGACGACGTCGCGTGGCAGATGGCCCCCCGCATCTGGGGGCAGGGGATAGCCCGGCCCGCGCAATAGGAATTTTTCATGCCGCCGGGGTGGCCAAACGGGGCCAACCGTTCGGAATGGCCCGACCCGCCGGACTGGTCAGTCGGACTGGCCGAATTGGCCGAATTGGCCGAATTGGCCGGACAGGCCTGACTGGCCTGACTGGTCGAATTGGCCTGACTGGCCTGACTGGCCGGACGGGCCTGCCCCGGCATGCCCGGCGCCAGCGCCGGAGGGCCCTCCGCTTCGGGCGGTGCGCGCCGCTTGCGCCGCAACCATCACCACGAATACACACGCTTTCATCCGCCGGGTGCGCACCGCGCCCGGCGTAGCCAATTACGGATACCTGCCATGGATACCGCACCGCTTTTCCGTCACGCCGCGCCCCGTCACGTCGCACCCTGCCGCGCGGGGGCTGCCGCATGGCTGCCCGCCCTTTTCCTGCTGCTTGTACTGGCCGCGCTGCTTGGCCCGGCCCGCACCATTGCGCTTGCCGCGCCGTCCGAGGCCAAGTCGCCCGCATCTTCCGGAGCCGCCCCTGTTCCCGGTGCAGATTTGCCGCCCTTTGCCGCCAACCTGTTCCAGGGCAACTTCGGGCAGGCCCGCAGCGCCGAGGCGCGCGAACTGACCCCCGGCGACCGGCTGGTGCTGCGCCTGTGGGGCGACCGCAATTTCGACGGCGTGGTCACGGTGAACGACGCGGGCGAGATAGACCTGCAAGACCTGGGAGCCCTGCCCGTGGCGGGCCTTGCCCAGGCCCAGGTGACCGAGGCCATCCGCAGCAAGCTCAGCGCGTCCGGCGTGGAGAACGTGCAGGTTTACGTCAGCCCGCTGGACGGGCGGCCCGTGTCGGTCTTCGTCACCGGGTTCGTCATGAAGCCGGGCCGCTACAACGGCGCGCCGTCCGATTCGGTGCTGGCCTTCCTGGACCGGGCGGGCGGCATCGATCCCCGGCGCGGCAGCTACCGCACCATCCGCCTGCTGCGCGGCGGGGCGGAACTGGGCAGCTTCGACCTGTATCCCTTCGCGCTGAAGGGCGCGCTGCCGCTGGTGCGCCTGCTGGATGGCGACACCATCGTGGTGGGCGAAAAGGGCCCCGCCGTATCCGCCAGCGGCGAAATACGCAACGCCGCGCGTTTCGAATTCCGCAAGGGCGAGGCCACCGGGGCCAGGCTGGCCGAAATGGCCGACCCGCTGGCCACGGCCTCGCACGCCAGCATCGTGGGCACCCGCAACGGCGCGCCCTTCAACCTGTACCTGCCCCTGCGCGAATTCCGCACCCTGCCGCTGGCCGACGGCGACCGGGTGGAGTTTCTGGCCGACACCCCCGGCGACACCATAATGGTCGAGGTGCAGGGCGCCATCCGCGGCGCGTCGCGCTTTCCGCTGAAGCGCACCGCCCGCCTGCGCGACGTGCAGCAGTACATTGCCGTGGATGCCGACCGGGCCGACCTTTCCGGCCTGTACATCAAGCGCCGCAGCGTGGCGATCCGCCAGAAGCGCGCCATCGAGGACGCCCTGCGCAGGCTGGAGGAAAGCTCGTTCACGGCCACCTCGGCCAGCCCGGAAGAGGCGCAGATCCGCAACCACGAGGCGGAGATGATCGCCAAGTTCGCCGAAAAGGCCCGCAACGTGACGCCCGAGGGCATCGTGGTGGTGGGCAGCGGCGGCAAGGTGGCCGACATCGCGCTGGAGGACGGCGACGTCATCGTCATCCCCGAAAAGAGCGACGTGGTGCTGGTGACCGGAGAGGTGGTGATGCCCCAGGCCATCGTGTGGAACGGCGACAGGCGCCTGAAGGACTATGTGCGCGGCGCGGGCGGCTACACCAACCGCGCGGACACCGGCACCATCCTGCTGGTGCGCCCCAACGGCGAGGTGTTCCGCACGTCCGACACCACCATCGCGGCGGGCGACCAGCTGCTGGTGCTGCCGCGCGTGGATTCCAAGAATCTGCAGACGGTCAAGGACATGTCGCAGATTCTCTACCAGATCGCGGTGGCCACCAAGGTGGTCATCGGGCTGTAGGCCCTCGGTGGCTGCCGGGAGACGGACATGAAGGATGCCGACATGAAGGACGCTTCCAGGGGCGCTCCCGGGGACGCTTCGGAAGCGGGCCTGACCGAGGAGGAACGCCGCGCCCTGCGCGCCGCCCGGCGTGATGCCCTGCTGGACGTGCCGCTGGACCTGCGCACCCGCGTGCAGGAGGACAAGCGCCGCAAGCGGCGCGATGCCCCCAAGCACAAGGGGCGGGCCTTAGAGGACGACGGCGGCGGGGCCGGGGGCAGGAGCGGAACGAGGGGAAAGGACGGGGACGACTAGTCGGACAGGACTGGATCGGGCCGTGCCGTGCCGGACCGGACCGGGGCAGTGCCGGACCGGGGCAGTGCCAGACCGGGGCAGTGCCAGACCGGCCCGTGCGGGGCCGGATTGAACCGGGTTGAAACGGACTGGGACGGGCGCTGCCGAGCGTGCCGGGACGAACGGTATTTTCAGGCAGGTTCCCTGCGGGGGGCCTCCGGACGGAATGACGGAAAGAGCGCCGATGGATTGCATCCATCGGCGCTCTTTTCGTTCCGGCCATGCCGGGGAATTTCCATCAAAGGGTCAAGGCTCGCGGGACAGGGGCTGGCCGCACGCCCTGCCGTGGCGGTTACGCCGTGCAGCAGGTCTTGCGCAGGGTTTCCATTTCCTCTTCCTCGTCGGCGGGGTTGCCCAGGTCCAGCACGTGGCGGCCCAGCACGTAGTGCATCAGGCGAGGCTTTTCGGCCGATTCCTCCAGCGCGTCGATGATGCGGGCAATGCGCCGCGTGGAACGCAGCACGCCGTCCAGCTGTTCCGTCAACTGCGTGGTGTCCATGCCGTGCAGGGCATTGGCCAGCCGCGCGGCGGCGGCATGGGCCTTGGAGCCTTCGGGCAAAAGTCCGCGCAATTCGTCGGCGGCGTGCACGGCGTCGTCCCAGTCGTCGGCCATATCGTCAAGCAGTTCCGCGCAGTATTCCGCGTGGTTGCGCAAGATGGCCAAGGCGTTGTTGCCGTGGTGGGCCACGGCCCCGGCGGCCTTTTCCAGCGCATCTCGGGCCACGGCCACGCGGCTGCCGGTGGTCAGGGCCACGATGCGCGAGCACTTGGCCAGAAAGCGGGCGTCATAGCTGTCGAAGCCGTGTTCGCGCTCGGAATACAGCAGCACCAGCCCGAAGGGCGGACGACCGCCCCGGTCGCGCAGCACGAAGGCCAGGCGCGAGCGGTAGCCTACCTTGTAGGCCATGCAGTCGTACGAATCGCCACCGCGATCCATGCCCATCAGGTTGTTGGAGAGCACGTGGCGGGTGCCGTCGCACACCGCGCGCATGACCGGGTGCCCGGCCAGGCCTTCTTCCAGCACCGGCGAAAAGAGCGGGATGGGGCCGCCGTCCTCGCGTTCCGCCGCGATGATCTGCCATTCGCCCTCGTCGTCGCGCAGGCGGCACACGAACATGTCGGCGTGAAAGGCGCGCAGGAGCACGGCCGCGCTTTCGCGCAGGACGATTTCCGGCGGGGCCATTTCGTCGGCAATGCCCAGCAGTTCGCTGGTGACGCGCAGCAGGGTTTCCGTGTCGTGGCGCTGCGCGGTGAGGCCGGACAGCAGTTGCATCAGGTCGCGCCAGTTGCGGATGGGCGCGGCGTGCATGTCGGGCCGCCAGCCCGTGTCCAGCACGGCCTTGGCGGCGGGCAGCAGGGCGAGGATGGCGGCGCGCGCCTTGGGCGGCGCGGAGCGGAGCAGCAGGGAGATGTCCTGCCGCAACGTGCGGGGAGCTGTGGGGGGCATGAGGGGCGGATTCACGGTCCGTCGGCCGGTTCGCGAGTCGGCGCGTGCATTGGTGTCCGCACGCCGCTCTGGGCGGTGGCACGGCGGACACAGGGCCGCGCGCCTGCTACATAGATATCCGACGTCACAATGTCCAGTACAAAAGCACAAGGTGTTTGACATGACCGCCGCCCCTGCACTATGAGCAGTATCCCGTCACGGGCGGCAGCGGTCCGAGGCAGGCCGCAGGCGTCCGTTGCCACACGGGGCGGGGCGCGCCGTGGCGCTTTCGGGCGACATGACGTAGTGTCCCGCCATCATTGCCTTGCCGTGATTGCCTTGCCATACCGGGGCGGTTAGCTCAGCTGGTAGAGCGTCGGCCTTACAAGCCGAATGCCGGGGGTTCGATCCCCTCACCGCCCACCATTGTTTGCAGTTAGTTGTGAGTCACCAAGTGAGTAGCCGCCAAGCATGGCTCACTTGGTGACTCACTTTTTGTTCTGTCGAACACCCCGTCCAGGGATGCCTGCACGCCGCGCAACGAGGTGAGGTAGCGCGATGTGGTCAGGGCGCTCCGATGGCGCAGGATGGCTTGGATCACCGAGAGCGGCACCCCGGCCCCGTCGAGCATCGACGCGCTCAGGTGCCTGATTGCGTGGAAGCCGAAGCGGCGCACTCCAGCCTTGTCGCACAGCGAGTACATGAGGTGCGTTGCGGATACCCAAGGGGTTCCCCGGCTGCTGACGAAGACATGCTCGCGGAAGCCCATTTGCAGGCGGTGGCGCAAGAGGCAGTCGTGCAGGGCCTGGGTCATGGGTATCCAGTCCTCTTCAAGCCCGCCGCCCTTGCGTTTCCGCGTCCAGAGCCGGAGACGGCGGTTGGCGAAGTCGAGGTCGTTCCGCTGCATGCGGAACAACTCTTCCTTGCGGGCCGCCGTGTGCAGCGCCGTGAACAGCATGGCGCGTTTATCCGGTGACTTCGCCGCGTCGTGGACCTTCCAGAAGTCCTCGGGTGTCGGGACGTATTTCGGGCGTTTGTCTTCCCTGTACCGCTCCACGCGCCACGGGCATGGCTCGGGCAGCTTGAAGGCGCGCACGCCCCACGAATAGGCCGCGAGGATGTTCTTGCGCCGCCGGTTGGCCTGCGCGCCGCTGATGCGCCGGGCAATGCCGTCCAGGTGCGCCTCGATCAGGGCGTAGGTCACGCGCTGGACAGGCAGGGACGGCTTTACGTCGGCCAGCAGTTCACGAAACGCCTGCCTCTTCTCCCCGTATGTCTTGTCCGCCATGCCGCGCGCCTGCACGTGATCCAGGTACGCCGTGAAGAGCGCCGCCAAGGAGACCGTGCCGGTCACCGTATCGGGCTGTGTCACCTTCACGCTCTCTTCCCACGCCACGGCCTCCCGCCATGTGGTGCAACGATGCTCCCGGTGCTTCCCGCTCGGAAGCTTCACCCTCCCATAGATCACCGGTTTTCCGTGCCGGTCTTTCCTCGTTATTGGCATCATTCCTCCATTGAAGGGCGCGTTCGACGTTGGCCGAATAGAACAGCCAGGCGCGCCCGCGTTTGATGCCGCCAAGTTCCTTGGCGTGGGCATACAGACGTTTCACCGTCCAGCCAAGAGACGCGGCGAGGTCTTCGGGGGAGATGAGGGGGCCGAGAGCCGGGAGGGGCGCGCACAGCCGAGTAGATGGCTGCGGTGTGTTGCTTCCGGTTGTGGGGTGCATGTCCTGGACCTCCTTGCTGAGCGTGATCCCCGTCCGACCACACCGGAGCGGTGTGGCCGGAGTGCCCGCAGCGACGGAGGAGGGAGGTTTTGTCGCTGCGGGTGTTGGGGGAGGGAACTATTTCTTGCGGTGGCAGAACGGGCACGTCCGGAGCTTGGAGTTGGTGCCGCAATGGGGGCATGCCTTGGGCTTGCTGCCGTCGGTCAGCCGGGCCATCTTGCAGGCCCCGTTGATGGCGGCGAAGTTCTTGGTGGGGCGGGGCTTCTTGGCCGGTGCGGCCTCGTTGTCTTCATGCATTCAGGTGACCTCCTTTGCCGGGGGGCTTGCACCCCCCGGCGGGCTCCTCAAGCCCGGACAGCGAGACAGGCCCTGCTAGTTGCGTGTGATCGCTGCCCGGTTGGCCGTGACGACCTGGCACGGAAGGGGGGATGCCCGGTCGCCACGGCTGCGCCGGGTCAGGAGGCTTTCACCATGTCGGGGAACCACAGGGCACCCCAGGGGCATACCGATCCCGAAACTTCCTTGTCCTCGTCCAGCGTGAGAAGAAACCCCCGCTGGCCACCTTCAACGGGGTGCATGTACACGGCCGTGGTGAGGTCTTCGTCCTGGTTGCCGTACATCACGATCTCGCCGGGCTTGAGCGTGGCGATGCGCTTGGCGTAGGCAAGGGCCTCGCCTTCGTTCTCGAACTTCGGGAAGTTGGCGCGCTTTCTCTCGCAGGCGCAGTCCTCCATCCCCATCTTGGCCAGAATTCCCAGAAAACCAGTTTCACGAGTCATGTCTTGCTCCTTGGGTCAGGGGTGGTCGGTTACTGCACCGCTTCGGCGTCGGCGTGTGCGGCCATGGGCGGAATGTGGGGGTAGTCGGGATCAAGGTCGGCGTCGTCCGGACCGTCATCGGCTGCCGTATCTTCCCCGGTCACATCGGCGTCGTGGGCATCGAAGCCGGGGGCGTCATCGGGCTGCTCCTTGCTGCTGTCGGGCTCGTCGTCCGAAGGCTGGCCCACCGAGTCCGGTCGGGTGTTCATGGTCAGGGGAAGCTGCCGTTCCTCGGCAGTCATCTTGCGGCGGCGCACTTCCTCGTGGGGCGGGTGGGCGTCGGTCCAGACCATTTCGCAGGTGTTGTAGTCGGCCACCAGGTCGCAGAAGATTTCGCGCGTCTCGGTGCCTTCGCGCACGACCTTGGACAGGGCGCGGCGTTCATCTTCCTTGGCGTCGATCTGCTTCTTCAACGCCTTGCTCACCCGGTCGCGCTCGGTTTCCAGTTCCTCGATCTCGTCATCGAGCCGGGCCATTTCTTCGGCGTACTCGGCCTTCTCGGCCTGCGTCAGTTCCTGCGTGACGGTGATCGTTTCCTGCCGCAGCCAGTTCTGGTCATTGGCGACCGCCGACGCGCCGGGCTCATCGGTGGCCGCGTCGTCTTCGCCGGAGGCGTCGGCCTGCTCGGCATCGGTCGGAGCCGGGGCCGCGCCCATGCCGTCGGTCAGGCCCTTCTCGTCGCCCAGCCACTCGGGCAGGTTGATGACCACGCCGGTGTCGCCCTTGGTGCCGGTGAATTCGATCTGACTGAGGGGCAACCAGTCCTCGACCTCGCCGCAGCGGATCAGGATCGCGGCGTCGGTCTCTTGGAGGATGTCGGCGGTGATGGTGATGAAGACGGTGTTCTCGGGAAGATCGGCCTGAACCGGGGCCTTTTCCTTCTTCTTGCGGGCCATGGGGCCTCCTTTCCGGCTACGCGGCGCGCATGCCGGGGGTGCGGGTGAACGACGCGCAGAGGCTTTCGAGATGCCGGAGCGAGGCCAGTACAGCGGGCTCACGCATGGCGTCGTATTCGAGCGTGATGGTCAGCGTCTTGCGCAGGGGCCGTCCGGGCGCGGCGGCGGGGGCCACGGGCTGGAGCACCTGCGCGGACCGGGGCGGGGTGGCGGCGGGAGCCGCCGGGGCGATGCGCATGGCCTGTGCCCGCGCCGAGTAGGCTTGCCCGATCTGGGTCAGGGCTTCGGCCAAGGGCACCTGCAAGTCCTGCAAGCGCAGGAAGGACGAGGCCGGGAGGGAGAAGCCGTAGATTTCAGCCAGGGCTTCGACCTTCTGTTCGATGGCCACGGCCCGGTCCTGCCGCGCCTGTTCGAGGGCGGCACGTTCCCGCTCCTGCTGGATGTGGCGCAGGATGATCGCCTCGACCTCGGCCTTGATGGTCTTGAGGGGCTTGGTCTTGTTCAGCCAGGCATCCTGAATGGGGATGTCGAGGCCGGGCAGCCCGTGCTCATCAAGGGTGGCCGTGATGAGGAACTGGACCTCCCGGCGCTTGTCCGCGCGCTGGAGTTCCTCGAACGCCTTCACCTGCGCATCGAGCCCGGCACGGGCCTCCACGATGATGGCGGTGACCGCCTTGATCCGGTCCTCGAACTCCCTGATCGGGGCGCTGACCCGGCGCACGGCTTCCTTGCGGGCCGCTTCGAGCCGGT encodes the following:
- a CDS encoding sigma-54 interaction domain-containing protein: MDALESGRFLREVINTINDGFFLVGPDGRILMANPALERLTGYEAGELVGQTCAVLNCDACVRSRSLGGGHWCRLFDRKDEHRKRCTLVRRDGTSITVLKNAKVLKEDGRVIAAVETITDISAVVEKDRRIEELSRLLGSDEGFAGMVGTSPAMQRVFKIIERAAESDAPVLVLGASGTGKELAARAIHELGRRKNGAYVQLNCAALNEALLESELFGHVRGAFTGAIRDRQGRFEAAHGGDIFLDEIGDIPLPIQVKLLRVLETKRIERVGDNASREVDVRIIAATNRDLGRLVRAGRFREDLLFRINVIPIHLPPLADRREDIPLLAAHFLKGIRERDGRDVTGLTPEALRLLTAYGWPGNVRELRSALEYACVIAEGGRLGVEHLPQHIAGAGWHPECAGSGGTGGVAGNASHADHANHPGAGDRHPDLHPAQVGHGPHGSGEGTARRGGDAGGMPAGAFVYGGRPARHERERAELVEALRAAGGNVSEAARLLGVHRGTVRNRMLRFGIDVHKAVAG
- a CDS encoding DUF1351 domain-containing protein, whose translation is MTEPNITETLPAISFNAEELEAWVRAIVANYEGLVVTEDMVPAIKSEMAGLNKVRDRLEAARKEAVRRVSAPIREFEDRIKAVTAIIVEARAGLDAQVKAFEELQRADKRREVQFLITATLDEHGLPGLDIPIQDAWLNKTKPLKTIKAEVEAIILRHIQQERERAALEQARQDRAVAIEQKVEALAEIYGFSLPASSFLRLQDLQVPLAEALTQIGQAYSARAQAMRIAPAAPAATPPRSAQVLQPVAPAAAPGRPLRKTLTITLEYDAMREPAVLASLRHLESLCASFTRTPGMRAA
- a CDS encoding tyrosine-type recombinase/integrase; the encoded protein is MKVTQPDTVTGTVSLAALFTAYLDHVQARGMADKTYGEKRQAFRELLADVKPSLPVQRVTYALIEAHLDGIARRISGAQANRRRKNILAAYSWGVRAFKLPEPCPWRVERYREDKRPKYVPTPEDFWKVHDAAKSPDKRAMLFTALHTAARKEELFRMQRNDLDFANRRLRLWTRKRKGGGLEEDWIPMTQALHDCLLRHRLQMGFREHVFVSSRGTPWVSATHLMYSLCDKAGVRRFGFHAIRHLSASMLDGAGVPLSVIQAILRHRSALTTSRYLTSLRGVQASLDGVFDRTKSESPSEPCLAATHLVTHN
- a CDS encoding polysaccharide biosynthesis/export family protein, which produces MDTAPLFRHAAPRHVAPCRAGAAAWLPALFLLLVLAALLGPARTIALAAPSEAKSPASSGAAPVPGADLPPFAANLFQGNFGQARSAEARELTPGDRLVLRLWGDRNFDGVVTVNDAGEIDLQDLGALPVAGLAQAQVTEAIRSKLSASGVENVQVYVSPLDGRPVSVFVTGFVMKPGRYNGAPSDSVLAFLDRAGGIDPRRGSYRTIRLLRGGAELGSFDLYPFALKGALPLVRLLDGDTIVVGEKGPAVSASGEIRNAARFEFRKGEATGARLAEMADPLATASHASIVGTRNGAPFNLYLPLREFRTLPLADGDRVEFLADTPGDTIMVEVQGAIRGASRFPLKRTARLRDVQQYIAVDADRADLSGLYIKRRSVAIRQKRAIEDALRRLEESSFTATSASPEEAQIRNHEAEMIAKFAEKARNVTPEGIVVVGSGGKVADIALEDGDVIVIPEKSDVVLVTGEVVMPQAIVWNGDRRLKDYVRGAGGYTNRADTGTILLVRPNGEVFRTSDTTIAAGDQLLVLPRVDSKNLQTVKDMSQILYQIAVATKVVIGL
- a CDS encoding DVU3141 family protein, coding for MFAIRRFRPAAVLALCALSVLPVLLAACGGRQQPAPQVREQALPARPILEFMTGNPAGASAVLDDPEFGTGIRVVVEGLFTSATGEECRRATLLSQHGEAEVVIACRPAGSGDDVAWQMAPRIWGQGIARPAQ